One genomic segment of Flavobacteriaceae bacterium includes these proteins:
- the hemF gene encoding oxygen-dependent coproporphyrinogen oxidase, whose amino-acid sequence MKEQFYQYILELQDIITSRLEAVDEKVVFQEDLWERKGGGGRTRVMENGAVFEKGGVNISAVYGRLPDSLRKQFKVKEGDFFACGLSLVLHPENPFIPTVHGNWRYFEMYDASGNRVTQWFGGGQDMTPYYLFEEDVIYFHTICKKTCDAHHPSFYPSFKEACDHYFWNAHRNEARGVGGLFFDYLKETSVFSIQNRYEFVTQAGNSFLESYIPIVEKRRNHTYTKAQKDWQEIRRGRYAEFNLVHDRGTLFGLKTNGRIESILMSLPPTVQWKYNDRPAENSKEAALLEVLSHPKAWI is encoded by the coding sequence ATGAAAGAACAATTTTATCAATACATATTAGAACTACAAGACATCATTACATCAAGATTAGAAGCTGTTGATGAAAAGGTTGTTTTTCAGGAAGATCTGTGGGAACGAAAAGGCGGCGGCGGAAGAACACGTGTTATGGAAAACGGTGCTGTTTTTGAAAAAGGAGGTGTCAATATTTCTGCCGTTTATGGTAGATTACCGGATTCATTGCGCAAACAATTTAAGGTAAAGGAAGGCGATTTTTTTGCCTGCGGATTGAGTTTGGTATTACACCCTGAAAACCCTTTTATTCCTACAGTGCATGGCAATTGGCGCTATTTTGAAATGTATGATGCCTCAGGAAATAGGGTTACACAGTGGTTTGGCGGAGGTCAGGATATGACCCCTTATTATCTTTTTGAAGAAGATGTCATTTATTTTCATACGATTTGTAAAAAAACATGTGATGCACATCACCCGTCATTTTATCCCTCATTTAAAGAAGCATGTGATCATTATTTTTGGAATGCTCATAGAAATGAAGCGCGTGGGGTAGGAGGGTTGTTTTTTGATTACCTAAAAGAAACTTCCGTATTTTCCATACAAAACCGTTATGAATTTGTTACTCAGGCGGGCAATAGCTTTTTGGAGAGTTATATTCCTATTGTAGAAAAAAGAAGAAATCACACGTATACAAAAGCTCAGAAAGACTGGCAGGAAATTAGGAGAGGCCGTTATGCAGAATTCAATTTAGTACATGACAGAGGTACTCTTTTCGGGCTAAAAACAAATGGCAGGATAGAAAGTATTCTAATGAGTTTGCCCCCCACTGTACAGTGGAAATACAATGACCGCCCTGCAGAAAATTCTAAAGAAGCGGCTCTTTTAGAGGTGCTCTCTCATCCAAAAGCATGGATTTAG
- a CDS encoding GNAT family N-acetyltransferase: MVFDSFIIHKITKKDDSVLYNFAIANEDRMRLFFPLMLAQNRTLPASKIFAEVKSKAFETDEEYLFTVKKEDNSQMIALVYIKELDWQKQQGELAYCIDYNWERKGLTTKVVSILSSYAFQKLNLKTLQIIVHKSNIASIRVAQKCHFVWQKKLINAYTPPGGTPMDMELYELYG, encoded by the coding sequence ATGGTTTTTGATTCGTTTATCATACATAAAATAACCAAAAAAGACGATAGTGTTTTGTACAATTTTGCCATCGCAAATGAAGATAGAATGAGATTATTTTTTCCATTAATGCTTGCACAAAACCGAACACTACCTGCATCTAAAATATTTGCAGAAGTAAAATCAAAAGCGTTTGAAACTGATGAAGAATACTTGTTTACGGTAAAAAAAGAGGATAACTCACAAATGATTGCTTTGGTATATATTAAAGAGTTAGATTGGCAAAAACAGCAGGGAGAATTAGCATACTGTATTGATTATAATTGGGAAAGAAAAGGCCTAACGACAAAAGTGGTGAGCATATTATCAAGCTACGCTTTTCAAAAATTAAACCTGAAAACACTGCAAATCATAGTTCATAAAAGTAATATTGCCAGTATCAGAGTTGCTCAAAAATGTCATTTTGTATGGCAAAAAAAGTTGATAAATGCATACACACCTCCGGGAGGTACTCCGATGGATATGGAATTATATGAATTATACGGATGA
- the hemE gene encoding uroporphyrinogen decarboxylase, with amino-acid sequence MVKNDLFLKALKGEVVERPPVWMMRQAGRYLPEFMEIKKKYDFFTRCRTPELASEITVQPIRRYEMDAAILFSDILVVPQAMNIEVEMKPDFGPYLPNPVRDQKGVDNVVIPDVYETLDYVYQAVKATKEKLNHEIPLIGFAGSPWTILCYIVQGQGSKNFDKAKGFCFTNPVAAHQLLQKITDTTIAYLKGKVVAGVNAVQIFDSWGGMLSPADYQEFSWQYIQQIIDALKDETPVIAFGKGCWFALHEMSKSGAAALGIDWTCTAINARYLTGGQITLQGNFDPSRLLSPPADIKKMVHQMIDAFGKDRYIVNLGHGILPNIPIENAKAFVDAVKEYKVDGF; translated from the coding sequence ATGGTAAAAAACGATTTATTTCTAAAAGCCTTAAAAGGAGAGGTAGTGGAAAGACCCCCTGTATGGATGATGCGCCAGGCCGGACGTTATTTGCCCGAGTTTATGGAAATCAAAAAAAAGTATGATTTTTTTACGCGTTGCAGAACTCCGGAATTGGCCTCGGAAATTACCGTACAACCTATTCGCAGATATGAAATGGATGCTGCCATTTTATTTTCAGACATTCTGGTAGTCCCGCAGGCAATGAATATTGAAGTAGAAATGAAACCTGATTTTGGTCCCTATTTACCAAATCCGGTAAGAGATCAAAAAGGAGTAGATAATGTGGTTATTCCTGATGTATATGAAACACTGGACTATGTCTATCAGGCCGTAAAAGCTACCAAAGAAAAATTAAACCATGAAATTCCATTAATTGGTTTTGCCGGTTCTCCTTGGACTATTTTATGTTATATTGTACAAGGTCAGGGCTCTAAGAATTTTGACAAAGCAAAAGGGTTTTGTTTTACAAATCCTGTTGCGGCACATCAGTTATTACAAAAAATTACAGATACCACCATTGCCTACTTAAAAGGAAAAGTTGTTGCAGGAGTCAATGCGGTACAGATTTTTGATTCTTGGGGGGGCATGCTATCCCCAGCTGATTACCAGGAGTTTTCCTGGCAATATATTCAGCAAATTATCGATGCATTAAAAGATGAGACCCCCGTAATTGCTTTTGGAAAAGGATGTTGGTTTGCACTACATGAGATGTCGAAATCCGGAGCAGCCGCTTTGGGTATAGATTGGACGTGTACAGCCATAAATGCTCGGTACCTTACTGGAGGGCAAATAACATTGCAAGGGAATTTTGACCCCTCAAGATTGTTATCTCCGCCGGCAGACATCAAAAAAATGGTGCATCAAATGATTGATGCCTTCGGAAAAGACAGGTACATTGTAAATCTCGGTCATGGGATTTTACCTAACATCCCGATTGAGAATGCCAAAGCCTTTGTAGATGCAGTAAAAGAATATAAAGTTGATGGTTTTTGA
- a CDS encoding protease complex subunit PrcB family protein produces MIRIVILVFFVGLMKCKTAIVNTTNTESNNVNFVTISQGVLYGNGAENINKYTIVISDQKKWDSLLNKMNSVNTVSSDFQEMPVSFSKETVIGVFDTIRNTGGIRAEINKVVQKNDTTTVIYRIKKPAPGEFVTTVITQPYHLIKIEKKEGHFVFIKEEQRPLQN; encoded by the coding sequence ATGATTCGTATAGTAATACTTGTATTTTTTGTGGGGTTGATGAAGTGTAAAACTGCAATCGTAAACACAACAAATACTGAGAGCAACAATGTCAATTTTGTAACCATTTCTCAGGGAGTTTTATACGGCAACGGAGCGGAAAATATTAACAAGTATACTATTGTTATTTCTGACCAAAAAAAATGGGATTCTTTATTAAATAAGATGAATTCCGTAAATACGGTTTCTTCTGATTTTCAGGAAATGCCTGTGTCTTTTTCCAAAGAAACCGTTATAGGTGTTTTTGATACTATCAGAAATACAGGAGGAATCCGGGCGGAAATAAATAAGGTAGTTCAGAAAAATGATACGACTACAGTGATATATCGTATTAAAAAACCTGCTCCGGGTGAATTTGTAACCACGGTCATTACACAACCTTATCACTTGATAAAAATTGAGAAAAAAGAAGGTCATTTTGTATTTATTAAAGAAGAACAGAGACCTTTGCAAAATTGA
- the hemL gene encoding glutamate-1-semialdehyde 2,1-aminomutase gives MDFQKSQRLYKTGLTHLVGAVNSPVRAFASVGGNPLFIKRAKGSTIMDVDSNRYVDLVLSYGPMILGHRHRKVQRAITKALKNGYSFGASTQNEIKLAKIICDAFFGIDKIRFVNSGTEAVLSAIRLARAYTGKNKIIKFSGCYHGHQDALLVAAGSGLATLSLPGSKGVPEEAVKNTLLATYNDLDSVKKHFEDHHDIAGVIIEPVAGNMGVVIPQNDFLKELKEYLTSKGALLIADEVMTGFRATFGGTQQLFDVVADITCLGKVIGGGFPVGAYGARNEIMEMVAPLGEMYQAGTLSGNPVAMAAGISTLTELKRQNPYAQFEKNGQQIETILLNTAEKYSVDVTVNRFGSMLNPFFTKVKITHFEEAQTSDMEKFGIFFWGMIRNGVFLPPSQFESWFLSSALTEEDIRVIEKAVEKSFEKLQN, from the coding sequence ATGGATTTTCAAAAATCACAAAGATTATATAAAACAGGGCTTACTCATTTAGTAGGGGCTGTAAATTCACCGGTAAGGGCCTTTGCTTCGGTAGGAGGGAACCCGTTATTTATTAAAAGGGCGAAAGGATCAACCATTATGGATGTGGACAGCAACCGGTATGTGGATTTGGTACTGTCTTATGGCCCAATGATTTTAGGGCATCGACATAGAAAAGTACAAAGAGCAATCACCAAAGCACTGAAAAACGGATATTCGTTTGGAGCCTCTACTCAAAATGAAATTAAATTGGCTAAAATTATTTGTGATGCCTTTTTTGGAATAGATAAAATTCGTTTTGTAAATTCGGGGACAGAGGCTGTATTAAGTGCCATTCGCCTGGCACGGGCATATACCGGAAAGAATAAGATTATCAAATTTTCCGGTTGCTATCACGGTCATCAGGATGCACTGTTAGTGGCAGCAGGTTCCGGTTTGGCTACCTTAAGTTTGCCGGGAAGTAAAGGAGTCCCGGAAGAAGCTGTAAAAAATACGTTACTTGCTACCTATAATGACTTGGATAGTGTAAAAAAACATTTTGAAGACCACCATGATATTGCAGGAGTAATTATTGAACCGGTAGCAGGAAATATGGGAGTGGTAATTCCTCAAAATGACTTTTTAAAAGAACTGAAAGAGTATCTAACATCAAAAGGAGCTCTTTTAATTGCTGATGAGGTAATGACAGGCTTTCGTGCTACATTTGGAGGGACACAGCAATTGTTTGATGTAGTGGCAGATATTACCTGCTTAGGGAAAGTAATTGGCGGAGGCTTTCCCGTAGGAGCTTACGGTGCAAGAAATGAAATTATGGAGATGGTAGCACCTTTGGGAGAAATGTATCAGGCAGGAACCTTAAGTGGAAATCCGGTGGCTATGGCAGCAGGAATTTCAACTTTAACCGAGTTAAAAAGGCAAAACCCGTATGCTCAGTTTGAAAAGAATGGTCAGCAGATAGAAACGATTCTATTAAATACTGCAGAGAAGTATAGTGTTGATGTGACAGTGAACAGATTTGGTTCCATGTTGAATCCGTTTTTTACAAAAGTTAAGATAACCCATTTTGAAGAGGCACAAACTTCGGATATGGAAAAATTTGGAATATTCTTTTGGGGAATGATTAGGAACGGAGTGTTTTTACCGCCCTCTCAATTCGAATCATGGTTTTTGTCCTCTGCTCTCACAGAAGAGGATATTAGAGTCATTGAAAAAGCGGTTGAAAAATCATTTGAGAAATTACAAAACTAA
- the hemB gene encoding porphobilinogen synthase: MYNRTRRLRKSEGIRRLVQETKLYVDDFIYPLFIEEGKNIESEVLSMPGIKRYSLDTISKELNEVVTLNIPAVLLFGVPLNKDDEGTETWNDNGIIQQAIRFIKKNYPDLYVITDVCFCEYTSHGHCGVIHNNDVDNDMTLVNIAKQAVSHARAGVDMLAPSGMMDETIRVIREALDNTGFGDLPIMGYSVKYASAFYGPFRDAADSVPAFGDRSTYQIDPANRRESLREAYVDDLEGADILMVKPALSYLDIIRDLKETFDRPIACYNVSGEYSMIKAAAERGWIDGEKVMLESLLSMKRAGADIIITYFAKEVARGLM, encoded by the coding sequence ATGTACAATAGGACTCGAAGACTAAGAAAATCAGAAGGAATCAGACGATTGGTACAGGAAACTAAGTTGTACGTAGACGATTTTATTTACCCTTTATTTATAGAAGAAGGAAAAAATATCGAGTCTGAAGTTCTTTCCATGCCGGGAATCAAACGTTATTCTTTAGACACGATTTCCAAAGAACTGAATGAAGTGGTAACATTGAATATTCCGGCAGTGTTGTTATTTGGAGTACCGTTGAATAAAGATGACGAAGGAACAGAAACATGGAATGATAACGGAATCATACAACAAGCCATTCGTTTTATCAAAAAGAACTATCCGGATTTGTATGTAATTACAGATGTTTGTTTTTGTGAATATACATCACATGGCCATTGCGGAGTGATCCATAACAACGATGTAGATAATGATATGACTCTTGTAAATATAGCAAAGCAGGCTGTTTCTCATGCCAGGGCAGGAGTTGATATGCTGGCTCCTTCGGGGATGATGGACGAAACCATCCGGGTAATCCGAGAAGCGTTAGATAATACCGGATTTGGAGATTTACCAATTATGGGGTATTCGGTAAAATATGCCTCGGCATTTTATGGCCCTTTTAGAGATGCGGCAGATTCAGTTCCGGCATTTGGAGATAGAAGTACTTATCAAATAGATCCTGCAAATAGGCGAGAAAGCCTTCGGGAAGCTTATGTTGATGACCTGGAAGGGGCCGATATTTTGATGGTAAAACCGGCATTGTCATATTTAGACATCATTCGTGATTTAAAAGAAACTTTCGATAGACCAATTGCCTGCTATAATGTAAGCGGAGAATATTCGATGATAAAAGCAGCAGCAGAAAGAGGATGGATTGACGGAGAAAAAGTAATGCTGGAAAGCTTATTATCTATGAAGCGGGCAGGTGCAGATATTATCATTACGTATTTTGCAAAAGAAGTGGCACGGGGTTTAATGTAG
- the hemC gene encoding hydroxymethylbilane synthase: protein MQKIIKIGTRDSKLALWQAKKVRELLEELGYQTEVVPVKSAGDMIVDKPIYTIGISGVFTRNLDIALLNNEIDIAVHSMKDVPTVLPKGIIQVAVLKRANYNDILVLKDNEEFFAQKEATIATGSLRRKAQWLNRYPTHKVVDIRGNVNTRLEKLADNNWNGAIFAAAGLERLGMRSKGAVNLSWMIPAPAQGAIMITSLEEDMHIKDICKQLNHRETELCTGIERAFLNRLEGGCTAPIGALAYINEKAEEINFKGILLSKDGTKKIRVSKNVPLNQHKYLAKDCADYILNRGGRQLIMEDMDNMTEKKVVVYATKSLSESQAKLFHDDIASDSSDFIKIRFNRIAMKVMKNEIENSIITSKNGVEAILNSFTKSELKFKNIFCVGRRTRKLIEQKIGPVKHSEKNAEKLAAYLSKELKGQEVTYFCSDLRLDTLPAILSENGITVNEIEAYKTVYSPSDVRDNVSGVLFYSPSTVESYVQKNNTDKVAFCIGESTAKAARKYFSIVEVAKVPTVESVIELVNLHYVQ from the coding sequence ATGCAAAAAATCATTAAAATAGGAACTCGCGATAGCAAGCTAGCCTTGTGGCAGGCAAAAAAAGTCCGGGAGCTGCTCGAAGAACTAGGATATCAAACCGAAGTGGTACCCGTAAAATCTGCCGGAGATATGATAGTGGATAAACCGATATATACCATAGGAATTTCCGGGGTATTTACCCGTAATTTGGATATTGCTTTACTGAATAATGAAATAGATATTGCAGTACATTCTATGAAAGATGTACCAACCGTATTACCAAAAGGAATTATTCAGGTTGCAGTATTAAAGCGTGCAAATTATAATGATATTCTGGTTTTAAAAGATAATGAAGAGTTTTTTGCACAAAAAGAAGCAACCATTGCCACGGGAAGTTTGAGAAGAAAGGCGCAATGGTTAAATAGATATCCCACACACAAAGTTGTAGATATAAGAGGGAATGTGAATACACGACTGGAAAAGTTAGCAGATAATAACTGGAATGGGGCCATATTTGCAGCAGCCGGTTTAGAACGTTTAGGAATGAGGTCAAAGGGAGCTGTTAACCTCTCCTGGATGATTCCCGCACCGGCTCAAGGGGCTATTATGATTACTTCTTTAGAAGAAGATATGCATATAAAAGATATATGCAAGCAGTTAAATCACAGAGAAACAGAACTATGTACCGGGATAGAAAGAGCATTTTTAAACCGGTTGGAAGGAGGCTGTACAGCACCTATAGGTGCTTTGGCATATATAAATGAGAAAGCAGAAGAAATAAATTTTAAAGGGATTTTATTAAGTAAAGATGGAACTAAAAAAATTCGGGTTTCTAAAAATGTTCCTTTGAATCAACATAAATATCTGGCGAAAGATTGCGCTGACTATATTTTAAATAGAGGCGGAAGGCAATTAATAATGGAGGATATGGACAATATGACGGAAAAGAAAGTCGTTGTGTATGCTACCAAATCGCTCTCTGAAAGTCAGGCAAAACTATTTCATGATGATATTGCTTCTGATAGTTCAGACTTCATCAAAATACGATTTAACAGAATTGCTATGAAAGTGATGAAAAATGAAATTGAAAATAGTATCATCACCAGTAAAAATGGAGTGGAAGCGATTCTAAATAGCTTTACTAAAAGTGAGTTAAAATTTAAAAATATCTTTTGTGTAGGGAGAAGAACTAGGAAATTAATTGAACAAAAAATAGGCCCGGTAAAGCATTCTGAAAAAAATGCCGAAAAATTGGCTGCATATCTTTCAAAAGAATTGAAAGGACAGGAAGTAACGTATTTCTGTAGTGATCTTCGGTTGGATACGTTACCGGCTATTTTGTCCGAAAACGGAATCACAGTGAATGAAATAGAGGCTTATAAAACAGTGTATAGTCCTTCGGATGTCAGGGATAATGTAAGTGGGGTTTTATTTTACAGTCCGTCTACGGTAGAGAGTTATGTTCAAAAAAACAATACGGATAAAGTGGCATTTTGCATTGGAGAGTCTACTGCAAAAGCAGCAAGAAAATATTTTTCTATCGTAGAAGTGGCAAAAGTACCTACGGTAGAAAGTGTGATAGAACTCGTAAATCTTCATTATGTACAATAG